One Artemia franciscana chromosome 7, ASM3288406v1, whole genome shotgun sequence DNA segment encodes these proteins:
- the LOC136029470 gene encoding uncharacterized protein LOC136029470 → MGCGLSAFCKRPKRGESPNLDAPIRRNVPTPKIDHLPIADSPHDENPRPLQANIDLPAIDEESPADGPQQLPVFLTVTKKKPIGITNVVTTQIEESSYEIRDSFEDNSRQNSFYTPSYKDGCLESQQYLVLKEEIEREESQVNIDPEDIKFTPEDEQAATKIQASYRGFKTRKALETGAAIAGAEGIGFFPLQKDTQKLQASTASSNQNLSTTGSISPIVNSRDSSHEPENMRSTNGYYLLKEEASISNLNIAESSSYQVSEPEDYHKEDKENFSRLQTGDDTDPLIQDESDDEPNEYTNNCLIDFTNACEEYRQQFKVEIDPKQPVLSNKTVSENFEKENIQTIQTGNVSSNLIANHNIEPIEKSEVLMVNIENRKENAKIRNEKGVCQVNSSYSEHETHDEEKNYDNEVKNKTNTTAHYENHGFKDKDDDRQDSTKITVNAEEQVWHFKSNREIKSVLQEISDEHRNSSDMKENNGPSDKESYVVLARTVSAANNEEAYSEKIQGQVTTTTEEDFAYTGKEHNIKSGNDVEHTQDYSSSLSSGHFLPKSEARKVLSEFWNQPVRQETIKTEPKSIEADDVLQFVDDHRVSGYHQIATGYDSQFLNATSTHKSVEGMGETLEEAEDIVHDDNQPSIACSASAEELQTEINTSTDSTIPNTPQKRHKLNTERNKDSHSDNILDNMNIEMQSRESDKNTMSGYIENPPDYQTENENDNEVEIIIRNSTDLDDEIANVILTALGSGESHPCFTEASILPSPTYHEDFGDAPLIHNIPVTSSRSNVSCNDPSIQFFKIKGKNSALDQVGIVGETKLPIASDSDPECVNPIFHVSEIDLIQPNEKGTENVIKKTEEICIYAEEPSISDAEIIDYGQSIEPLEAETIDTNFSHLERKHEALQYKNTYTEVPNIRAKSCDRGINYSEIENSVIDEGISNANSLKIQPNHIVFDKKVENTEIYESQGCLRKTDRQESCYQETIKKLSQSYNSYENPKSTELLDTPLEGQIKSGQSSLADESITTTEGTENDRSFPDVEININFSRKTLESKGRQEGDDEVSTIISSDSIPPYNEQCSNSHSLLQKNTEIENSLVTDTPSIIIRADDMDEDEYIWRKLQGYSSLDEDDTYVKAVTKIQATYRGYLTRRDLENDSKKEDTTNNLDIEEDEELNLNLQESCSVLDNNEGQTNANIEKIDCLVKDSPGLRCNEEPDLIASETELLLKDKNKGTLKSRDKQRNSKGFEQSFEADNEPFDNTSLKDNIISDTDHAPAEDDSIRVFSTVKSETEYKGFVTDKTSSFYDEAQDFQTQDRNDEKKKNHYFTENQKFGEKQQETLKNEKLEESNETNLLTHIHDLQTEDSSIQVNLDSKPFSPESDDNLSKVEAAVKIQAAFRGHRTRRGVADQLSITTVETEKSAFVENAHDVIKNNAAVKIQAAFRGHKTRRELIDLLSSSAAEDGEIVKDVEIPLGKNAFDGLENEAAVKFKTDFDEQKVGKESLENNLLKNAIAQNEKNIKEVRLPLCKDEIEKEAAVKIQASFRGHMARRQLEENDSIDKFDCGTIKIVETSDSNGLDESNILFESKSTLKINETEAEDSSAHECLRQREIKIGQRDEERNSNGCKKNIDLKKKEINEDILSEDTEIQHLQKYNKRDSISDFRSQESLIQSHDLNMPNEKVPGLSKYALEVCVAAEITGNETFSETDKKTNVNTIRDDVELVPKIISDGISSKNESFSPLNIISTEDVYQPECKETSQPETYYHKKSLEQNECPEEKVLDNSEIKKQSSDVQTKDELENITVPDSETEAATNKINNDDQILIVVENLCPSREFVFVTAEFNPKSSDCDTRNEDPCVGRDQGKSLQCIKNPENFTGRDKVSDKIDYVKVPILINGKTSSQVNEKDTEIPKEKQEALTEETDRNGRDGYENNKLCTVFDKMYVNINIPDDQRLMGQKPIFPTNERSMETNTQTYSLEREHNLDSKTNGKETNDNTKLQEKPILREGNSDIQVNDKDTEPMSKFQERKVEKRDTSCCNSNIEVQAICVDQEHDLKRKLSLHLDSEDNSKLCSKEDVHDKILSTETLKKEAVSEKNLDESAISYKEILREIRNDDETNELPTQTTLENPITTGVNDMHKDIVDIQNPIINVELNPKYSFLSENEPKVQHSNRDSGIRISPKETNEFKAEFPQRIQGKIDLPCSLSKEEKEMTDNTKIESERSNKSNEETETLSEETNNKEKIADSISETHREAMEECGNNKEFNSENNFTEESKQPLENFSARKGFEDYESGTKIPSIETNYALSPNHKLNEESVDSIDFKELQPNVVPKRDVLGRDHSDGEFGNGTLFSEYVKIGVEPRERENNELKKAMTEAKVYISNKGDSIQQEAPTNENDPEHRVRIDNSEESEPQIKILRALMILR, encoded by the exons caaaacGTGGTGAATCGCCCAATTTGGATGCACCAATTCGACGTAACGTTCCGACACCGAAAATCGACCATTTGCCAATTGCTGACAGCCCACATGATGAAAATCCCCGTCCTTTACAG gcAAATATTGATCTTCCTGCGATTGATGAAGAGTCACCAGCTGATGGTCCTCAACAACTTCCAGTATTTCTTACCGTTACCAAGAAAAAACCTATCGGCATTACTAATGTTGTCACAACTCAAATAGAAGAGTCGAGCTACGAAATTAGAGACTCATTTGAAGACAATAGTCGACAGAATTCATTTTACACACCAAGTTATAAAGATGGCTGTTTAGAAAGTCAGCAGTATTTAGTGCTAAAAGAGGAGATTGAAAGAGAAGAAAGCCAAGTAAACATAGATCCAGAAGACATAAAA ttCACACCTGAAGATGAGCAAGCTGCAACAAAGATCCAAGCGTCCTATCGAGGTTTCAAAACAAGAAAAGCCTTGGAAACAGGTGCTGCCATTGCTGGTGCTGAGGGAATTGGATTTTTTCCGTTACAGAAAGATACACAAAAACTTCAAGCTTCTACGGCTTCAAGTAATCAGAACCTTAGCACAACTGGCTCCATATCACCCATTGTCAACTCAAGAGACAGCAGCCATGAGCCAGAGAATATGCGTTCAACAAATGGCTACTATTTACTAAAGGAAGAAGCCTCAATCTCTAATTTAAATATTGCAGAGTCATCGTCATATCAAGTTAGTGAACCAGAAGATTATCATAAGGAggataaagaaaatttttctcgtCTACAAACAGGAGATGACACTGACCCACTTATACAGGATGAGAGCGATGACGAGCCAAATGAGTACACAAACAATTGTTTAATTGATTTCACCAATGCATGTGAAGAATATAGACAGCAGTTCAAAGTTGAAATAGACCCAAAGCAGCCAGTACTCTCAAATAAAACCGTAtcagagaattttgaaaaagaaaatattcagaCAATTCAAACTGGAAACGTATCAAGTAATTTAATAGCTAACCATAACATTGAGCCTATAGAGAAATCAGAAGTCTTAATGGTaaacattgaaaatagaaaagaaaatgcaaaGATTAGAAACGAAAAGGGTGTTTGCCAAGTTAATTCTAGTTATTCTGAGCATGAGACCCATgatgaagagaaaaattatgataatgaagttaaaaataaaacaaataccaCAGCGCACTATGAAAACCATGGTTTCAAAGACAAAGATGATGACAGACAAGACAGCACTAAGATTACAGTGAATGCGGAAGAGCAGGTGTGGCATTTCAAATCGAATCGTGAAATCAAAAGTGTATTACAAGAGATATCTGATGAGCATAGAAATTCTTCAGACATGAAAGAAAACAACGGTCCATCTGACAAAGAAAGTTATGTAGTTCTGGCAAGAACAGTAAGCGCAGCAAATAATGAGGAGGCCTATAGTGAGAAGATTCAAGGACAAGTAACAACCACTACTGAAGAAGACTTTGCGTACACCGGGAAGGAGCATAATATAAAATCCGGAAACGACGTTGAACACACTCAGGATTACTCATCAAGCTTATCATCTgggcattttttgccaaaatctgAAGCCAGAAAAGTGCTTAGTGAGTTTTGGAACCAACCAGTGAGACAAGAAACAATCAAAACGGAACCAAAATCAATAGAAGCCGATGATGTATTACAATTTGTAGATGATCACAGGGTATCAGGATATCATCAAATAGCTACTGGCTATGATTCACAGTTTCTTAATGCTACTTCAACGCATAAAAGTGTTGAAGGAATGGGAGAAACTTTGGAAGAAGCTGAAGACATAGTTCACGACGATAATCAGCCATCAATTGCATGTTCTGCTTCTGCCGAGGAgttacaaacagaaattaacacCTCGACAGACTCGACAATTCCTAATACTCCGCAAAAACGTCATAAACTGAACACCGAGAGAAATAAGGACTCTCATTCAGACAACATTTTAGACAATATGAATATTGAGATGCAGAGTCGCGAGTCTGATAAAAACACCATGTCAGGGTACATTGAAAACCCACCTGATTACCAAAcggaaaatgaaaatgacaatgaagtagaaataataattagaaattcAACTGACTTAGATGATGAAATTGCTAATGTCATATTAACAGCATTGGGTAGTGGTGAAAGTCATCCATGCTTTACAGAAGCATCTATATTGCCAAGTCCCACCTATCATGAAGACTTCGGTGATGCTCCACTCATTCATAATATACCGGTGACTTCCAGTAGATCAAACGTAAGTTGCAACGATCCTAGTattcagtttttcaaaattaaaggtaaaaactcAGCATTGGACCAAGTAGGTATAGTTGGGGAGACAAAACTGCCAATTGCTAGTGATTCTGACCCAGAATGCGTCAATCCTATTTTTCATGTTTCTGAAATCGATTTAATACAGCCAAAtgaaaaaggaacagaaaatgTAATCAAGAAAACGGAAGAAATTTGCATTTATGCAGAAGAGCCTAGTATTAGCGACGCAGAAATTATAGATTATGGCCAAAGTATTGAACCCTTAGAAGCAGAGACAATAGACACAAACTTTAGTcaccttgaaagaaaacatGAAGCTTTACAATATAAGAATACATATACAGAAGTACCTAATATCCGTGCAAAGAGTTGCGATCGTGGAATTAATTATTCTGAAATTGAAAACAGCGTGATAGATGAAGGGATAAGCAATGCAAATTCTTTGAAGATACAACCAAATCACATTGTCTTTGATAAAAAGGtggaaaatacagaaatatatGAGAGCCAAGGTTGTCTTCGGAAAACTGATAGGCAAGAGTCATGCTATCaggaaactataaaaaaattgtcacaGAGCTATAACTCCTATGAAAATCCTAAGTCTACCGAGCTGCTAGACACTCCTCTTGAGGGTCAGATCAAGTCTGGTCAGTCTAGTCTTGCCGATGAGAGCATTACCACAACAGAAGGGACAGAGAATGATAGGAGCTTTCCTGATGTCGAAATCAACATTAATTTCAGTCGTAAGACCCTTGAATCAAAGGGCCGACAAGAGGGAGATGATGAAGTTAGCACTATTATTTCATCCGATTCGATACCCCCGTACAATGAACAGTGTTCAAATTCTCACTCTCTATTGcaaaaaaacactgaaattgaaaattcgCTGGTAACAGACACTCCAAGTATCATAATAAGGGCCGATGACATGGACGAGGATGAGTACATATGGCGCAAGCTACAGGGCTACTCATCCTTGGACGAGGATGATACTTACGTCAAAGCAGTAACTAAAATTCAAGCAACATATAGAGGATACTTGACAAGACGTGACTTGGAAAACGATTCAAAAAAGGAAGACACTACTAACAACTTAGATATTGAAGAAGACGAAGAGCTTAACTTAAACTTACAAGAGTCATGCAGTGTGCTTGATAACAATGAAGGTCAAACAAATGCAAACATTGAGAAGATAGATTGCCTGGTAAAAGATTCACCAGGTTTGCGATGCAATGAAGAGCCTGACTTAATTGCTAGTGAGACAGAGCTATTGCTCAAGGATAAAAATAAAGGTACATTAAAATCTCGTGATAAACAGCGCAATTCTAAAGGCTTTGAACAAAGTTTTGAGGCAGATAATGAACCTTTTGATAATACTTCATTAAAAGATAACATTATCAGTGACACTGATCATGCTCCAGCGGAGGATGACTCTATCCGAGtcttttcaactgtgaaaagtGAAACAGAGTATAAAGGTTTTGTTACAGATAAAACCAGCAGTTTTTATGATGAGGCACAAGACTTTCAAACTCAAGATAGAAACgatgaaaagaagaagaaccactattttactgaaaaccaaaaatttggtGAAAAACAGCAAGAgacattgaaaaatgaaaaacttgaaGAATCTAATGAAACAAACCTTCTAACGCATATCCATGATCTGCAAACAGAAGACAGTTCTATACAAGTCAACTTGGACAGCAAACCTTTTTCCCCAGAATCGGACGATAATTTAAGTAAAGTTGAAGCAGCTGTGAAAATACAAGCTGCCTTTCGGGGACACAGGACACGGAGGGGAGTGGCAGATCAGTTAAGCATTACCACTGTTGAAACCGAAAAATCAGCATTTGTCGAAAATGCTCACGACGTGATAAAAAACAATGCAGCTGTTAAAATTCAAGCTGCCTTTCGTGGGCACAAGACACGGAGGGAGCTTATAGATTTATTAAGCAGTTCCGCTGCCGAAGACGGTGAGATTGTTAAAGATGTTGAAATACCACTTGGCAAAAATGCTTTTGATGGACTCGAAAATGAAGCAGCTGTTAAATTCAAAACTGATTTTGATGAACAGAAGGTAGGGAAGGAATCACTAGAAAATAATCTACTAAAGAATGCCATtgctcaaaatgaaaaaaacattaaagagGTAAGATTGCCACTTTGCAAAGATGAAATCGAAAAAGAAGCAGCTGTTAAAATTCAAGCTTCATTCCGTGGACATATGGCACGAAGACAGCTTGAAGAAAACGATTCAATAGATAAATTTGATTGCGGTACGATTAAAATAGTTGAAACAAGCGATTCTAACGGGCTAGACGAAAGTAACATACTATTTGAAAGTAAATCAACCTTGAAGATAAATGAGACTGAAGCCGAAGATAGTAGTGCTCACGAGTGCTTACgacaaagagaaataaaaatcgGCCAAAGAGATGAAGAAAGAAATAGCAAtggatgtaaaaaaaacatagatttgaagaaaaaagaaataaacgaGGATATACTTTCAGAAGATACGGAAATCCAACATcttcaaaaatacaataaaagagACTCGATTTCTGATTTTCGCAGCCAGGAGTCGTTAATTCAGAGCCATGATTTAAATATGCCTAATGAAAAAGTTCCAGGCCTATCAAAATATGCTTTAGAAGTATGTGTAGCCGCTGAAATCACGGGAAACGAAACCTTCTCTGAAACAGATAAGAAAACGAATGTAAATACTATTAGAGATGATGTTGAACTTGTTCCAAAGATCATAAGTGATGGGATTTCATCTAAGAATGAAAGCTTTAGTCCCCTAAATATTATTAGTACAGAAGATGTCTATCAGCCTGAATGCAAAGAAACCTCACAGCCAGAAACATATTACCATAAAAAGAGCTTGGAACAGAATGAATGTCCAGAAGAAAAGGTACTTGACAACAGTGAAATTAAAAAGCAATCAAGTGATGTACAAACGAAAGAcgaattagaaaatattacagTCCCAGATAGTGAAACTGAAGCAGccacaaataaaataaacaacgaCGACCAGATACTGATAGTAGTAGAAAACCTTTGTCCTAGCAGAGAATTTGTGTTTGTTACTGCTGAATTTAATCCAAAAAGCAGTGACTGCGATACCCGAAACGAAGATCCTTGTGTAGGGAGAGATCAAGGCAAATCCTTACAATGTATAAAAAATCCAGAAAACTTCACTGGAAGAGACAAAGTAAGTGATAAAATAGACTATGTGAAGGTACCGATATTGATAAATGGAAAAACTAGCTCTCAAGTGAATGAGAAAGATACagaaataccaaaagagaaacAAGAAGCATTAACTGAAGAAACTGATAGGAACGGGAGAGATGGATATGAAAACAATAAATTGTGCACTGTCTTTGACAAAATGTATGTTAATATCAATATTCCAGATGACCAAAGATTAATGGGTCAAAAACCAATTTTTCCAACAAATGAGAGAAGTATGGAAACAAACACGCAAACGTATAGTTTAGAACGGGAACACAATTTAGACTCTAAAACTAACggaaaagaaacaaatgatAATACAAAGCTTCAGGAAAAACCAATATTAAGAGAAGGAAACAGCGATATTCAAGTAAATGATAAAGACACAGAGCCaatgtcaaaatttcaagaaagaaaAGTGGAAAAACGTGACACTAGCTGTTGTAACAGTAATATTGAAGTACAAGCAATATGTGTAGATCAAGAGCATgatcttaaaagaaaactttcgCTTCATTTAGATAGTGAAGATAATTCAAAACTGTGCAGCAAAGAAGACGTTCATGACAAAATACTATCCACAGAAACTCTCAAAAAAGAAGCCGTTAGTGAGAAAAACTTGGATGAAAGTGCAATCTCATACAAGGAAATATTGAGAGAAATAAGAAATGACGATGAAACAAATGAATTACCTACCCAAACAACACTAGAAAATCCCATAACAACCGGAGTAAATGATATGCATAAGGATATAGTAGACATTCAAAACCCAATAATAAATGTTGAATTAAACCCTAAATATTCCTTCCTAAGCGAGAATGAACCAAAAGTCCAACATAGCAATAGAGATAGTGGAATAAGAATTTCTCCCAAAGAAACTAATGAGTTTAAAGCTGAATTCCCTCAAAGAATCCAAGGAAAAATTGATCTGCCATGTTCTTTGAgcaaagaagagaaagaaatgaCTGATAATACAAAAATTGAGTCAGAACGATCGAACAAATCAAACGAAGAAACCGAGACTCTTTCTGAAGAAACGAACAATAAAGAAAAGATAGCAGATAGTATATCAGAAACACATCGTGAAGCCATGGAAGAATGTGGCAACAACAAGGAGTTCAactctgaaaacaattttacagAAGAAAGTAAGCAGCCTTTGGAAAATTTTAGCGCAAGAAAGGGCTTCGAGGATTACGAATCAGGTACGAAAATCCCTAGCATAGAAACTAACTATGCGCTATCCCCAAACCATAAACTAAATGAAGAAAGTGTTGATTCCATCGACTTCAAAGAACTACAACCAAATGTTGTCCCAAAACGGGATGTTCTCGGAAGAGATCATAGCGACGGAGAGTTTGGTAATGGCACATTATTCAGTGAATATGTAAAAATAGGAGTAGAGCCACGAGAAAGGGAAAATAATGAACTAAAAAAGGCTATGACGGAGGCAAAGGTATATATTTCTAACAAGGGAGACAGTATACAACAAGAAGCACCAACAAACGAGAATGATCCAGAGCACAGAGTGCGTATCGATAACTCTGAGGAATCCGAAccacagataaaaattttgagagccTTGATGATTCTCCGATAG
- the LOC136029471 gene encoding uncharacterized protein LOC136029471, giving the protein MHGETFEFSIISKTISNLRSVPSLNSENSPFDSASVAVSLPLQNISTKNISNSSNDHSPIVKSMNTDGSEPSTAELIKENLYTGVSQSDEEVFKRASKDRVFENQKGGSVPTVDRIHIGDLDVSRATKEKTIDEIDIETESSINKNKMTSVTPKSDNRIKSTALKSLTTNILPGVSSQEKYKEDFHIDVLDTNSIAPDSLETTDEKLDENSFLDSLEVNPTKRMSDNFEVPLVYLINSLEFEHDSLSIVDKVPTDSLEVCNDDKIYLKEKLLDDETFPAISLVSDVTDGSHIELLDVQGHIDETAIAPDCNAPSREQVPQYFSLQARSLSTTDVEESDVILLAARSNSLEDFAQLEKKIEEEFISNNLETKNFFEVKEKSQDNQVLKNQLMPDVIPPMIETCYQSNILNPISGNVKAKKGNNNTIKSERAADNDSIINSRQSDQTKIELCQIAPDFSEEIVTALCSSLNKESTEVKVEDLDHLAKINDQISHNELEVKAVGIKSVDDLVHNLESSMHMSTNICQNVSFKEQFQETDAVARTKDSIVANSLESKFLTFDSLNEDIEQGSAEDLNNLSKLNDEFPHTECEVESVGNKIFDNPVGNHCHKDNVRELVQEIDTAAKAEDIAVNSLASDYSESDLRASEISDFIRDINGERFPRDSTIDGKVCNSSKEEEINVDPKILGKEEIALIENWKDRGSTSPSEICDDKNFLDEDLATKEASEMIDSIVKAIEEVEFIALSHESPVYEKPTLDDIFKFNVDTEEFEIDEIDSQEETDHSSDWSDVEKKDDQDILNVAATKIQAQYRGYKVRQRLKRQKYLQSKNPQNRERRESQQNTLPDNQRVPNLHGFEDCTELQKAATKIQAGVRGFLVRRAMRSLRRERRRSSGASRGIYSYIRKSNRRHSDVLPRRSSDPPLSLNPSEFSRQLGSMHEVVAATIIQAYFRGYKTRKNMNRSPRKTKSAEEEGSEANTREHCAATKIQAAFRGYNTRKDIRHKKHYSKDGTSNKETNVEKETNQ; this is encoded by the exons ATGCATGGAGAAACGTttgaattttcaataatttccaAGACCATTTCAAATTTACGAAGCGTTCCGTCATTGAACTCAGAGAACAGTCCTTTCGATTCTGCCAGTGTGGCTGTAAGCCTACCCCTCCAAAATATTAGTACAAAGAACATCTCGAATTCATCTAACGACCATTCTCCAATAGTAAAAAGTATGAATACAGATGGCAGCGAACCTTCAACAGCTGAGCTTATAAAAGAAAACTTATATACTGGCGTATCCCAGTCTGATGAAGAAGTATTTAAAAGAGCATCAAAAGACAGAGTTTTTGAAAACCAGAAGGGTGGATCAGTTCCTACAGTGGATAGGATACATATTGGCGATTTAGACGTTTCAAGAGCcaccaaagaaaaaacaattgacGAAATAGACATTGAAACCGAATCTtcgattaataaaaataaaatgacatcAGTAACTCCGAAGTCAGATAATAGAATAAAGTCGACAGCTCTTAAAAGTTTGACAACTAATATTTTGCCTGGAGTTTCATCTCAAGAAAAATATAAGGAGGATTTTCATATAGATGTATTGGATACCAACAGCATCGCCCCAGATAGTCTTGAGACTACTGATGAGAAATTAGATGAAAACTCATTCTTAGACAGTCTTGAAGTTAACCCTACAAAGAGAATGAGTGATAATTTTGAAGTTCCTTTAGTCTATCTTATTAATTCTCTGGAATTCGAACATGACAGCTTAAGCATTGTAGACAAAGTGCCGACTGATTCTTTAGAAGTTTGCAATGAtgataagatttatttaaaagaaaaactattagatGACGAAACTTTTCCTGCAATATCGCTTGTTTCCGATGTTACCGATGGAAGCCATATAGAACTTTTGGATGTACAAGGGCATATTGATGAGACTGCTATAGCGCCTGATTGCAATGCTCCGAGTCGCGAGCAGGTACCACAATATTTTTCTCTACAAGCTCGCTCTCTAAGCACAACTGATGTCGAGGAATCTGACGTCATTTTACTTGCTGCTAGATCAAATTCCCTTGAAGATTTTGCACAgctagagaaaaaaatagaggaagagtttatttcaaataatttagaaaccaaaaactttttcgaagttaaagaaaaatccCAGGACAATCAAGTGTTAAAAAATCAACTAATGCCAGATGTAATACCTCCTATGATTGAAACCTGTTACCAATCAAATATATTGAACCCTATAAGTGGAAATGTGAaagccaaaaaaggaaacaataacACAATAAAGTCTGAAAGGGCTGCAGATAATGATAGTATAATAAATTCAAGACAATCGGATCAGACGAAGATTGAATTGTGTCAAATAGCACCTGATTTCTCTGAAGAAATAGTGACCGCTTTGTGCAGCTCTTTAAATAAGGAAAGTACGGAAGTAAAAGTAGAAGATTTGGACCATTTAGCAAAGATTAATGATCAAATTTCACACAATgaacttgaagtaaaagctgttGGAATTAAATCTGTTGATGACCTTGTACACAACCTGGAGTCTTCAATGCATATGTCTACAAATATCTGTCAAAATGTCAGTTTTAAGGAACAATTCCAAGAAACAGATGCAGTAGCTCGGACTAAAGACAGCATTGTAGCTAACTCTCTGGAATCGAAGTTTTTAACATTTGATTCTTTAAATGAGGATATTGAGCAAGGAAGTGCAGAAGATTTAAACAATTTATCCAAGCTTAATGATGAATTTCCACATACTGAATGTGAAGTAGAATCAgttggaaataaaatttttgataaccCTGTAGGAAATCATTGTCATAAGGACAACGTAAGGGAGCTAGTGCAAGAAATAGATACAGCAGCAAAAGCTGAGGATATCGCAGTTAATTCATTGGCTTCTGACTATTCTGAATCAGATCTTCGAGCTTCTGAAATAAGTGACTTTATACGCGATATTAACGGAGAAAGATTTCCTAGAGATTCAACAATTGATGGAAAAGTTTGTAATTCaagtaaagaagaagaaatcaaTGTTGACCCTAAAATTCTGGGTAAAGAAGAAATTGCATTGATAGAAAACTGGAAAGATAGGGGTTCAACAAGCCCATCAGAGATATGCGACGACAAAAATTTTCTTGACGAAGATCTAGCAACAAAAGAAGCATCGGAAATGATTGATAGTATCGTCAAAGCCATAGAGGAAGTAGAGTTTATAGCTTTATCTCATGAGTCACCAGTCTATGAAAAACCCACTTTAGAcgatatatttaaatttaatgtagatACAGAGGAATTTGAAATAGATGAGATAGACAGTCAAGAAGAAACAGACCATAGTTCTGACTGGTCTGATGTGGAGAAGAAAGATGACCAGGATATACTAAATGTTGCAGCAACAAAAATTCAAGCGCAATATAGAGGATACAAGGTTCGGCAGAGGCTTAAGAGACAGAAGTATTTGCAGAGCAAAAATCCACAAAACAGAGAACGAAG GGAAAGCCAACAAAACACATTGCCAGACAACCAGAGAGTACCTAATTTACACGGTTTTGAAGATTGTACAGAGCTTCAGAAAGCAGCAACAAAAATACAAGCTGGGGTGCGAGGATTCCTAGTCAGGAGGGCTATGCGATCTCTAAGACGTGAACGGAGGAGGAGCAGCGGAG CAAGTCGAGGTATATACTCCTATATAAGGAAAAGTAATCGAAGGCACAGTGATGTTTTACCACGCCGTTCAAGTGATCCTCCTTTGAGCCTAAATCCATCGGAGTTCTCAAGACAGCTGGGTTCCATGCATGAAGTAGTTGCTGCTACAATTATACAAGCCTATTTCAGAG GTTACAAAACTCGGAAAAACATGAACCGATCACCAAGAAAAACAAAGTCAGCAGAGGAAGAGGGATCTGAAGCAAACACACGAGAACATTGTGCTGCAACGAAAATTCAAGCTGCATTTCGAG